In one Mesorhizobium australicum genomic region, the following are encoded:
- a CDS encoding outer membrane protein assembly factor BamD, giving the protein MLVLPVLLAPVALSGCMGFGGEKDLDLSTYVEETDPADKLYNEGLANMNAGRMGEAIKKFEAVDRQHPYSEFARKSLVMGAFANYRQGNYDEAISGAKRYISLYPTSPDAAYAQYIIGLAWYRQIRDVTQDQKEARRTVEAMDELVQRWPDSEYVEDAKAKMRFARDQLAGKEMQVGRYYLERHEYIAAMKRFRVVVETYSSTRHVEEALARLVEGYYAMGLTSEAQTAAAVLGHNYPDSQWYKDSYALLQKGGLEPRENAGSWISKAGRAIIGT; this is encoded by the coding sequence ATGCTGGTTCTTCCGGTTCTCCTTGCGCCCGTCGCGTTGTCGGGCTGCATGGGCTTTGGCGGCGAAAAGGACCTCGACCTCTCGACCTATGTCGAGGAAACCGATCCGGCCGACAAGCTCTACAATGAAGGCCTCGCCAACATGAATGCGGGCCGCATGGGCGAGGCGATCAAGAAGTTCGAAGCTGTCGACCGTCAGCATCCCTATTCCGAGTTCGCCCGCAAGTCGCTCGTCATGGGCGCCTTCGCAAACTACCGGCAGGGCAATTACGACGAGGCGATCTCCGGCGCCAAGCGCTATATCAGCCTCTATCCGACCTCGCCCGACGCCGCCTATGCGCAGTACATCATCGGACTGGCCTGGTATCGCCAGATCCGCGACGTGACGCAGGACCAGAAGGAAGCGCGCCGCACCGTCGAGGCGATGGACGAACTGGTCCAGCGCTGGCCCGATTCGGAATATGTCGAGGACGCCAAGGCGAAGATGCGCTTCGCGCGCGACCAGCTCGCCGGCAAGGAAATGCAGGTCGGGCGCTACTATCTCGAGCGGCACGAATACATCGCGGCGATGAAGCGGTTCCGCGTTGTGGTGGAAACCTACTCCAGCACCCGCCACGTCGAGGAGGCGCTGGCGCGCCTGGTGGAAGGCTACTACGCGATGGGCCTCACCTCCGAGGCGCAGACCGCCGCCGCCGTGCTCGGCCACAACTATCCTGACAGCCAGTGGTATAAGGACTCCTACGCCCTGCTGCAGAAGGGCGGCCTGGAGCCGCGCGAGAACGCCGGCTCCTGGATTTCGAAGGCCGGCCGCGCCATCATCGGCACCTGA
- a CDS encoding AzlC family ABC transporter permease translates to MRAAIPATFAAGPFGILYGALAAKLGLSFFEIVLMSATIFGGASQMVGIELFGQRLPGWMVVLSIFAVNFRHVLYSAAVGRRITHWRPWQQAIGFFFLVDPVYAESERKIEARQEIGFAWYMGMGLVVYVTWVLLSAAGAGFGALIRDTHAIGLDYLLPIYFLGLVMGFRNRPLWLPVVIASGVVAMIAYRYVGSPWHVSIGAAAGVLLAAALAKPHPPADPEPDEAGAAP, encoded by the coding sequence ATGCGGGCCGCAATTCCCGCGACGTTTGCGGCAGGGCCGTTCGGGATCCTCTACGGGGCACTTGCCGCGAAGCTGGGGCTCTCGTTCTTCGAGATCGTCCTGATGAGCGCCACGATTTTCGGCGGCGCGTCGCAGATGGTCGGCATCGAACTCTTCGGGCAGCGCCTTCCCGGCTGGATGGTCGTCCTGTCGATCTTCGCCGTCAATTTCCGCCATGTGCTCTATTCCGCCGCCGTCGGCCGGCGGATCACGCACTGGCGTCCCTGGCAGCAGGCCATCGGCTTCTTTTTCCTGGTCGACCCCGTCTATGCGGAGAGCGAGCGGAAGATCGAGGCCCGGCAGGAGATCGGCTTTGCGTGGTACATGGGCATGGGCCTGGTGGTCTATGTCACCTGGGTACTGCTCTCTGCGGCCGGTGCGGGATTTGGCGCGCTCATTCGCGATACACATGCGATCGGGCTCGATTACCTGCTGCCGATCTACTTCCTCGGCCTGGTCATGGGCTTCCGCAACCGCCCCCTCTGGCTGCCCGTCGTCATCGCCTCGGGCGTCGTCGCGATGATCGCCTACCGCTATGTCGGCTCGCCCTGGCACGTGTCGATCGGCGCGGCGGCCGGCGTGCTGCTCGCGGCCGCGCTGGCGAAGCCGCATCCGCCGGCCGATCCGGAGCCCGACGAGGCAGGAGCCGCGCCATGA
- the recN gene encoding DNA repair protein RecN — translation MLSRLSIRDIVLIERLDLDFGSGLSVLTGETGAGKSILLDALSLALGARGDASLVRQGSAQGQVTAVFDVPGNHPARELLEENAFDTDGDIILRRVQTADGRTRVFVNDQPASVGLMKDVGRLLVELHGQHDERALVDPAAHRELLDAFGGHLGEVAATAAAFRQWRATEQELARHQAKVEAAAREADYLRASVAELSKLDPQPGEEEELAEKRARMMRAEKTASEVNDAVETLSGSTSPVPALSSLLRRLQRKEAEAPELLGEIVRTLDEALIALDAAQEAVAAAERALEFDPRILEQTEERLFALRGAARKFSVTVENLPALRDSMVADLADLDAGEGRLSLLEKTAAELRGVFDRQAEHLSALRHAAAKGLAGAVMAELPALKLERAEFIVDISTEAADRTEEGIDHVEFQVRTNPGTRPGPMMKVASGGELSRFLLALKVALADRGSAPTLVFDEIDTGVGGAVADAIGKRLARLSARVQVLSVTHAPQVAARASTHYLISKSGVDRVTTAVAELAHADRREEIARMLAGATITEEARAAARRLLAESAG, via the coding sequence ATGCTCTCGCGCCTGTCGATCCGCGATATCGTCCTGATCGAGCGGCTCGACCTCGACTTCGGGTCGGGCCTGTCGGTGCTGACCGGCGAGACGGGCGCCGGCAAATCCATCCTTCTCGACGCCCTGTCGCTGGCGCTCGGCGCGCGCGGCGATGCCTCACTTGTGCGCCAGGGCTCGGCGCAGGGCCAAGTGACGGCCGTGTTCGACGTGCCCGGCAACCATCCCGCCCGCGAACTGCTCGAGGAGAACGCCTTCGACACCGACGGCGACATCATCCTGCGCCGCGTGCAGACGGCCGACGGCCGCACGCGCGTCTTCGTCAACGACCAGCCGGCGAGCGTCGGGCTGATGAAGGATGTTGGCCGGCTCCTGGTCGAGCTGCACGGCCAGCACGACGAGCGCGCGCTGGTCGACCCGGCGGCGCACCGTGAGCTCCTCGATGCGTTTGGAGGGCATCTCGGCGAAGTCGCCGCGACAGCTGCCGCGTTCCGACAGTGGCGCGCGACCGAGCAGGAGCTTGCCCGCCACCAGGCCAAAGTCGAAGCCGCCGCGCGCGAGGCGGATTACCTGCGCGCTTCCGTGGCCGAACTCTCCAAGCTCGACCCGCAGCCCGGCGAGGAAGAGGAACTGGCGGAGAAGCGCGCGCGCATGATGCGAGCGGAGAAGACCGCATCGGAAGTCAACGACGCGGTCGAGACGCTCTCCGGCTCCACCTCGCCGGTGCCCGCGTTGTCGAGCCTGCTGCGCCGGTTGCAGCGCAAGGAGGCCGAGGCGCCGGAACTGCTCGGCGAGATCGTCCGGACGCTGGACGAGGCGCTGATCGCGCTCGACGCCGCGCAGGAGGCCGTGGCGGCCGCCGAGCGGGCGCTTGAGTTCGATCCCCGCATCCTGGAGCAGACGGAGGAGCGGCTGTTTGCGCTGCGGGGGGCCGCGCGCAAATTCTCCGTGACGGTGGAGAATCTGCCGGCGCTGCGCGATTCGATGGTGGCCGACCTTGCCGACCTCGATGCGGGCGAGGGGCGTCTCTCGCTGCTCGAAAAGACCGCGGCGGAGCTGCGCGGCGTCTTCGACCGGCAGGCCGAGCACCTGTCCGCGTTGCGCCACGCCGCAGCGAAGGGCCTCGCTGGCGCGGTCATGGCCGAACTACCGGCGCTCAAGCTGGAACGCGCCGAGTTCATCGTCGACATTTCGACCGAGGCCGCGGACCGGACGGAGGAGGGGATCGACCATGTAGAGTTCCAGGTGCGGACCAATCCCGGCACCCGTCCGGGCCCGATGATGAAGGTCGCGTCCGGCGGCGAGCTCTCCCGCTTCCTGCTTGCGCTCAAGGTGGCGCTGGCCGATCGCGGCTCGGCGCCGACGCTGGTTTTCGACGAGATCGACACCGGCGTCGGCGGCGCGGTGGCGGATGCGATCGGCAAGCGGCTGGCGCGATTGTCGGCGCGGGTGCAGGTCCTGTCGGTCACGCATGCGCCGCAGGTGGCCGCCCGTGCTTCGACGCACTACCTCATCTCCAAGTCAGGCGTCGATCGGGTGACAACGGCGGTTGCCGAACTTGCCCACGCCGACCGTCGCGAGGAGATCGCGCGGATGCTCGCGGGCGCGACCATTACCGAGGAAGCCCGCGCCGCCGCGCGCCGGCTGCTGGCCGAAAGCGCCGGCTGA
- a CDS encoding CreA family protein, producing MNRFAAAALFLGLAASPALAQEVGEVGVDWLGNDIIVEAFKDPKVDGITCHVSYFERGVIDRLQKGNWFEDPSDSSIACRQTGPIAIRDIDLSKGGEEVFNQGISLIWKQRVVNRIYDKTNDTLIYLSHSRQVQDGSAKMAISSVPLFNQPVTWTNGKPQ from the coding sequence ATGAACCGTTTCGCCGCCGCAGCCCTGTTCCTCGGCCTCGCCGCATCGCCAGCCCTGGCGCAGGAAGTCGGCGAGGTTGGCGTCGACTGGCTCGGCAACGACATCATCGTCGAAGCCTTCAAGGACCCGAAGGTCGACGGCATCACCTGCCACGTCTCCTATTTCGAGCGCGGCGTGATCGACCGGCTGCAGAAGGGCAACTGGTTCGAGGACCCGTCGGATTCCTCCATCGCCTGCCGCCAGACCGGCCCGATCGCGATCCGCGACATCGACCTCTCCAAGGGTGGCGAGGAAGTGTTCAACCAGGGCATCTCGCTGATCTGGAAGCAGCGCGTCGTCAACCGCATCTACGACAAGACCAACGACACGCTGATCTACCTGTCGCATTCGCGACAGGTACAGGACGGCTCCGCCAAGATGGCGATCTCGAGCGTGCCGCTGTTCAACCAGCCCGTGACCTGGACCAACGGCAAGCCGCAGTAA
- a CDS encoding SCO family protein: MRAILYGLLFLVAAGIGYVAFDWYAKVGSGEAYGGAFQLVDQKGQPISEKEFRAQPSAVFFGFTHCPEICPTTLFELDGWLKQLGPEGENIRAFFVSVDPERDTPEIMDQYVSNVSQRITGVTGDPAKVAAMTKSFNIYSRKVETGGGEYTMDHTASVLLLEKGGAFAGTIAYGENGQTAVAKLKRLATGS, translated from the coding sequence ATGCGCGCGATCCTCTACGGGCTTCTCTTCCTCGTCGCGGCGGGCATCGGCTACGTCGCCTTTGACTGGTATGCGAAAGTCGGCTCCGGTGAGGCCTATGGCGGCGCGTTCCAACTCGTCGACCAGAAGGGCCAGCCAATCAGCGAGAAGGAATTCAGGGCGCAGCCCTCCGCCGTCTTCTTCGGCTTCACCCACTGTCCCGAAATCTGTCCGACCACGCTGTTCGAGCTCGACGGCTGGCTGAAGCAGCTCGGCCCGGAAGGCGAGAACATCCGCGCCTTCTTCGTGTCGGTCGACCCCGAGCGCGATACGCCCGAAATCATGGACCAGTATGTGAGCAACGTCTCGCAGCGCATCACAGGTGTGACCGGCGACCCGGCCAAGGTGGCGGCGATGACGAAGTCGTTCAACATCTACTCGCGCAAGGTCGAGACGGGCGGGGGCGAATACACGATGGACCACACCGCCTCGGTGCTCCTGCTCGAGAAGGGCGGCGCCTTTGCCGGCACCATCGCCTATGGCGAGAACGGCCAGACGGCGGTCGCCAAGCTGAAGCGGCTGGCGACCGGATCCTGA
- a CDS encoding aminopeptidase P family protein codes for MFQSFDVTSDPSQGAARIKRLREWLAGKKLDGFIVPRADEHQGEYVPARAERLSWLTGFTGSAGAAIILADSAEIFVDGRYTLQVRGQVDPSIFSVQNLVETPPAKWLGDNAAKGARIGFDPWLHTIAEAKALKAALEKRGAELVAVAKNAVDAIWDDQPAAPLEPVDIQPLDYAGELAKDKLARIAGTLKAEGATHTILTDPSSLAWTFNIRGRDVPHTPLALGFAAISANGQHLLFMDKRKLPRTTEAYLTQLSDIRPPSSLESEIAALAKAGAKVGLDQSLAAEKLRLIVEENGGTVVSFNDPARLPRATKNDAELAGTRNAHRRDGAAVSRFVRWIETRPAGSVDEIAAVTALENCRTETGKELQMPLRDISFDTISGAGPNGAIIHYRVTNATNRTLGPGELYLVDSGAQYQDGTTDITRTLPIGEPTREMRERYTLVLKGMIQISMLRFPPGTRGADIDAFARAALWKAGLDYAHGTGHGVGSFLSVHEGPQRIAKSGTEKLLPGMILSNEPGYYKEGAYGIRLENLIVVTEAQPIEGGDLPMHGFETLTLAPFDKRMIATELLTREEFEWLNAYHARVCDEVGPLLSGEERAWLEAATSPFADHHHPSR; via the coding sequence ATGTTCCAGTCCTTCGACGTCACATCCGATCCCTCCCAGGGCGCCGCGCGCATCAAGCGCCTGCGCGAATGGCTTGCCGGCAAGAAGCTCGACGGCTTCATCGTGCCGCGCGCCGACGAGCATCAGGGCGAGTATGTGCCGGCGCGCGCCGAACGGCTGTCCTGGCTGACCGGCTTCACCGGATCTGCGGGCGCCGCGATCATCCTCGCCGACAGCGCCGAGATCTTCGTCGACGGCCGCTACACGCTTCAGGTGCGCGGCCAGGTCGACCCGTCTATCTTCTCGGTGCAGAACCTCGTCGAGACGCCACCGGCCAAGTGGCTCGGCGACAATGCCGCCAAGGGCGCGCGGATCGGCTTCGACCCGTGGCTGCACACCATCGCCGAAGCCAAGGCGCTGAAGGCCGCGCTCGAGAAGCGCGGCGCCGAACTGGTCGCGGTGGCGAAGAACGCGGTGGATGCGATCTGGGACGACCAGCCGGCGGCTCCGCTGGAGCCCGTCGACATCCAGCCGCTCGACTATGCGGGGGAACTCGCCAAGGACAAGCTCGCGCGCATCGCCGGGACCCTGAAGGCGGAAGGCGCAACCCACACGATCCTGACCGACCCCTCCTCGCTTGCCTGGACCTTCAACATCCGCGGGCGCGACGTGCCGCACACGCCGCTGGCGCTGGGCTTCGCGGCGATCTCGGCCAACGGCCAGCACCTGCTCTTCATGGACAAGCGGAAGCTGCCGCGTACGACCGAGGCCTATCTGACCCAACTGTCCGACATCCGGCCGCCGTCGTCGCTTGAGAGCGAGATCGCAGCGCTGGCGAAGGCCGGCGCCAAGGTCGGCCTCGACCAGTCGCTCGCCGCGGAAAAGCTGCGCCTGATCGTCGAGGAGAATGGCGGCACGGTCGTGTCCTTTAACGATCCGGCCCGCCTCCCCCGCGCTACCAAGAACGACGCCGAACTCGCGGGCACCCGCAACGCGCACCGGCGCGACGGCGCGGCCGTGTCGCGCTTCGTCCGCTGGATCGAGACGCGGCCAGCTGGTTCGGTGGACGAGATCGCGGCGGTGACCGCTCTGGAGAACTGCCGCACAGAGACGGGCAAGGAGTTGCAGATGCCGCTGCGCGACATCTCCTTTGACACGATCTCCGGCGCGGGCCCTAACGGCGCGATCATCCACTATCGCGTGACGAACGCGACCAACCGCACGCTGGGTCCGGGCGAGCTCTACCTTGTCGACTCGGGCGCCCAGTACCAGGACGGCACCACGGACATCACCCGCACGCTGCCGATCGGCGAGCCGACCAGGGAGATGCGCGAGCGCTATACGCTGGTGCTGAAAGGCATGATCCAGATCTCGATGCTGCGCTTTCCGCCGGGAACGCGCGGCGCCGACATCGACGCCTTCGCGCGCGCCGCACTGTGGAAGGCCGGCCTAGACTATGCCCACGGCACCGGCCACGGCGTCGGCTCGTTCCTGTCGGTGCACGAGGGCCCGCAGCGCATCGCCAAATCCGGCACCGAGAAGCTGCTGCCGGGCATGATCCTCTCCAACGAGCCGGGCTACTACAAGGAGGGCGCCTACGGCATCCGGCTGGAGAACCTGATCGTGGTCACCGAGGCGCAGCCGATCGAAGGCGGCGACCTGCCGATGCACGGCTTCGAGACGCTGACGCTGGCGCCTTTCGACAAGCGCATGATCGCGACGGAACTGCTGACGCGGGAGGAGTTCGAATGGCTGAATGCCTACCATGCGCGCGTGTGCGACGAGGTCGGGCCGCTGCTGTCTGGCGAGGAGCGGGCTTGGCTGGAGGCCGCGACCTCGCCCTTCGCCGACCACCATCATCCGAGCAGATAG
- a CDS encoding cytochrome b has protein sequence MATQAPKGYSRLQIALHWIIALLIAVQILYHDPMEEAWDAVRDGLAVPAEVTFGVTVHVVVGVSVLLLALLRLGVRFTRGAPALPAEEPAPLRLAANATHVVLYILMIAIPLGGLAAWVGGVKPAAGIHGLAANVLFWLVVLHILGALYQRFVLKSDVMTRMVTPQK, from the coding sequence ATGGCTACGCAGGCACCCAAAGGCTATTCCCGCCTCCAGATCGCCCTCCACTGGATCATCGCGCTGCTGATCGCGGTGCAGATCCTCTACCATGACCCGATGGAAGAAGCCTGGGACGCCGTCCGCGACGGGCTTGCCGTTCCGGCGGAGGTGACCTTCGGCGTCACCGTGCACGTCGTCGTCGGTGTGTCCGTCCTGCTGCTTGCCTTGCTGCGGCTTGGCGTCCGCTTCACGCGCGGCGCGCCGGCCCTGCCTGCGGAGGAGCCCGCGCCGCTGCGCCTCGCCGCGAATGCGACGCATGTCGTGCTCTATATCCTCATGATCGCGATCCCGCTCGGCGGCCTCGCGGCCTGGGTGGGCGGCGTGAAGCCCGCCGCCGGCATCCACGGTCTTGCGGCGAACGTGCTGTTCTGGCTGGTCGTGCTGCACATCCTCGGCGCGCTCTACCAGCGCTTCGTCCTGAAGTCGGACGTGATGACCAGGATGGTGACGCCGCAGAAATAG
- a CDS encoding 50S ribosomal protein L11 methyltransferase, whose translation MGQIRYHLRGPKAETERVYAALELGLEDEGWPLSIFEVDEKAAIFEVSAYVDEAEDGVAERLAALVPDDLENRRFEVEAVPDIDWVTKSLEGLKPVRAGRFLVHGSHDRDKRRIGDLAIEIEAGLAFGTGHHGTTAGCLQVLSEVVRREHPRNALDLGTGSAVLAIALAKMAHIPVLATDIDPVATEVAKENAAINGVAAWLTCVTAPGFHHPAFAAAGPFDLIVANILARPLMRLAPQMARHVTPGGSLVLSGILDSQRDAVVAAYAGQRFRHVRTLHREGWVAIHLKR comes from the coding sequence ATGGGCCAGATCCGCTATCACCTCCGCGGGCCGAAGGCCGAGACGGAACGCGTCTACGCCGCGCTCGAACTCGGCCTGGAAGACGAGGGCTGGCCGCTGTCCATCTTCGAGGTGGACGAGAAAGCGGCTATTTTCGAAGTCTCGGCCTATGTGGACGAGGCGGAGGACGGCGTCGCCGAGCGCCTCGCCGCGCTGGTTCCCGACGACCTGGAGAATCGCCGTTTCGAGGTCGAAGCCGTTCCGGACATCGACTGGGTAACGAAGTCGCTGGAAGGGCTGAAGCCGGTGCGCGCCGGCCGTTTCCTGGTGCACGGCTCGCACGACCGCGACAAGCGCCGCATCGGCGACCTCGCCATCGAGATCGAGGCAGGACTGGCCTTCGGCACCGGCCATCACGGCACGACGGCGGGCTGCCTGCAGGTGCTGTCCGAGGTGGTGCGGCGCGAGCACCCGCGCAACGCGCTCGACCTTGGCACCGGCAGCGCGGTGCTCGCCATCGCACTGGCGAAGATGGCTCATATCCCGGTGCTCGCCACAGACATCGATCCGGTCGCGACGGAGGTGGCGAAGGAGAACGCGGCCATCAACGGCGTCGCCGCCTGGCTGACCTGCGTGACGGCCCCCGGCTTCCATCATCCGGCTTTCGCGGCGGCGGGGCCGTTCGACCTGATCGTGGCCAACATCCTCGCGCGCCCGCTGATGCGGCTCGCGCCGCAGATGGCCAGGCATGTCACGCCGGGCGGATCGCTGGTTCTGTCGGGCATCCTCGACAGCCAGCGCGACGCGGTGGTGGCGGCCTATGCCGGCCAGCGCTTCCGCCATGTCAGGACGCTGCACCGCGAGGGCTGGGTGGCGATCCACCTCAAGCGGTAG
- a CDS encoding AzlD family protein, whose amino-acid sequence MSGTVWIILAGAAMTYLARAGGHIVLSRFERIHPRVEAGLNAVPAAVLTTLFVPALFSGGPAEISAMVVAGLVALRFSFIPMFIAGAVVLFALRYLLG is encoded by the coding sequence ATGAGCGGGACGGTCTGGATCATTCTCGCCGGGGCGGCGATGACCTATCTGGCACGCGCCGGCGGCCATATCGTCCTGTCGCGTTTCGAGCGCATTCATCCGCGGGTGGAGGCGGGGCTCAACGCCGTGCCCGCCGCGGTCCTTACCACGCTGTTCGTGCCGGCCCTGTTCAGCGGCGGTCCGGCTGAGATCTCGGCGATGGTGGTCGCGGGCCTGGTCGCACTGCGCTTCAGCTTCATCCCGATGTTCATCGCCGGCGCGGTCGTGCTGTTCGCGCTGCGCTATCTGCTCGGATGA
- a CDS encoding DapH/DapD/GlmU-related protein, translated as MSDERFPSDEPRIHPTAEMKGCRLGRHAVVGERVILRDVIVGDYSYFERHSEAAYADIGKFCSIAANTRINALEHPIERITQHKISYRPNEFFRFLGVDQDFRARRAGKRVTVGHDVWIGHGAVIMPGVSVGNGAVIGANAVVTRDVEPFTVVAGSPARPVRRRFPDEIAARIAKLAWWDFSRERLFEAVPDMQRLSAEAFLDKWEGAGA; from the coding sequence ATGTCCGACGAGCGCTTTCCCTCCGACGAGCCGCGCATCCATCCGACCGCCGAGATGAAGGGCTGTCGGCTCGGCCGCCACGCGGTGGTCGGCGAGCGCGTGATCCTGCGCGATGTGATCGTCGGCGACTATTCCTACTTCGAGCGCCACAGCGAGGCGGCTTATGCCGACATCGGCAAGTTCTGCTCGATCGCGGCGAACACGCGCATCAACGCGCTGGAACATCCGATCGAGCGGATCACCCAGCACAAGATCAGCTACCGGCCGAACGAGTTTTTCCGCTTCCTCGGCGTCGACCAGGATTTCCGCGCCCGCCGGGCCGGCAAGCGGGTCACGGTCGGCCACGATGTCTGGATCGGCCACGGCGCGGTGATCATGCCGGGCGTGTCGGTTGGCAACGGGGCGGTGATCGGGGCGAATGCCGTCGTGACGCGCGACGTCGAGCCCTTCACGGTCGTCGCCGGCTCGCCGGCCAGACCGGTGCGCAGGCGCTTTCCCGACGAGATCGCCGCGCGCATCGCGAAACTCGCCTGGTGGGATTTTTCGCGCGAAAGGCTGTTCGAGGCAGTGCCCGACATGCAGCGGCTGTCGGCCGAGGCGTTCCTCGACAAATGGGAAGGCGCCGGTGCGTGA
- the ligA gene encoding NAD-dependent DNA ligase LigA: MENTPVEKLTEEQAAEELARLAAEIAGHDRRYHAEDAPTISDAAYDALKLRNAAIEARFPELIREDSPSKSVGAAPSSAFAQVQHSKPMLSLDNVFSEEDVTDFVASVRRFLNLGPEAPLVFTAEPKIDGLSMSLRYENRRLVTAATRGDGTTGENVTANIRTIADIPERLPADAPDIVDVRGEVYMRRDDFLDLQKRMAESGQTFANPRNSAAGSLRQKNPEVTKSRPLKFFAYAWGETSEPLADTQYDSVLRFRDWGFPVNERMKRCASLAEMLAQYRAIEADRASLPYDIDGVVYKVDRLDLQERLGFRSRSPRWATAHKFPAEKATTVLKAIDIQVGRTGALTPVARLEPVTVGGVVVVNATLHNEDYIRGIGNDGNPIREGRDIRVGDTVLIQRAGDVIPQILDIVPEKRPADSRPYEFPHLCPACGSHAVREEGEAVRRCTGGLICPAQAVERLRHFVSRNAFDIEGLGEKQIEFFFNAEDPALSVREPADIFTLKERQRASLNKLENIEGFGAVSVKKLFDAIDARRAVETSRFLFALGIRHIGETNAKRIARHFTSFDAIRAVATEAEIPAGKGDKGNSAWQELNAVNGVGDVVAEALVEFFNEAHNQKAVDDLLEAGVTPLDEEKVGQVDTQFTGKTIVFTGALERMSRDEAKAMAERLGAKTAGSVSKKTDLVVAGPGAGSKLKAATDLGIEVIDEDEWFRRVEG, encoded by the coding sequence ATCGAGAACACGCCCGTCGAGAAGCTCACGGAAGAACAGGCCGCCGAGGAACTCGCGCGGCTGGCGGCCGAGATCGCCGGACACGACCGGCGTTACCACGCCGAAGATGCCCCAACGATCTCCGACGCCGCCTACGACGCGCTGAAGCTGCGCAATGCCGCGATCGAGGCGCGTTTTCCTGAGCTGATCCGGGAGGATTCACCGTCGAAATCGGTCGGCGCAGCACCGTCATCGGCCTTCGCGCAAGTCCAGCATTCGAAGCCGATGCTGTCGCTCGACAACGTCTTCTCGGAAGAGGACGTCACGGATTTCGTTGCCTCGGTGCGCCGTTTCCTCAACCTCGGTCCCGAGGCGCCGCTGGTCTTCACCGCCGAGCCCAAGATCGACGGCCTGTCGATGTCACTTCGCTATGAGAACCGCCGCTTGGTGACGGCCGCCACTCGCGGCGACGGCACCACCGGCGAGAATGTCACCGCCAACATACGCACCATTGCCGACATTCCCGAACGGTTGCCGGCGGACGCACCCGATATCGTCGATGTGCGCGGCGAGGTCTACATGCGCCGCGACGATTTCCTCGACCTGCAGAAGCGAATGGCAGAGAGCGGCCAGACCTTCGCCAATCCGCGCAACTCCGCCGCCGGCAGCCTGCGGCAGAAGAACCCGGAGGTGACGAAGTCGCGGCCGCTGAAGTTCTTCGCCTATGCCTGGGGCGAGACGTCCGAACCGCTGGCCGACACGCAGTACGACTCGGTGCTGCGTTTCCGCGACTGGGGTTTCCCCGTCAACGAGCGGATGAAGCGCTGTGCCTCGCTTGCGGAGATGCTGGCGCAGTATCGGGCGATCGAGGCCGACCGCGCGAGCCTGCCCTACGATATCGACGGCGTCGTCTACAAGGTCGACCGGCTCGACCTTCAGGAGCGCCTCGGCTTCCGCTCCCGCTCGCCGCGCTGGGCGACGGCGCACAAGTTCCCGGCCGAGAAGGCGACGACCGTGCTCAAAGCCATCGACATCCAGGTCGGCCGCACCGGTGCGTTGACCCCCGTCGCCCGGCTTGAGCCGGTCACGGTTGGTGGCGTGGTGGTGGTCAACGCCACCCTGCACAACGAGGACTACATCCGCGGCATTGGCAATGACGGCAATCCGATCCGCGAGGGCAGGGACATCCGCGTCGGCGACACGGTGCTGATCCAGCGCGCCGGCGACGTCATTCCGCAGATCCTCGACATCGTGCCTGAGAAGCGGCCGGCCGATTCCAGGCCCTACGAATTCCCGCATCTCTGCCCTGCTTGCGGCAGCCATGCCGTGCGCGAGGAAGGCGAAGCGGTGCGCCGGTGCACCGGCGGTCTGATCTGCCCGGCGCAGGCGGTGGAGCGGCTGCGCCACTTCGTGTCGCGCAACGCGTTCGACATCGAGGGGCTGGGCGAGAAGCAGATCGAGTTCTTCTTCAATGCCGAGGACCCGGCGCTGAGCGTGCGCGAGCCCGCCGACATCTTCACGCTGAAGGAGCGCCAACGCGCTTCGCTGAACAAGCTCGAAAACATCGAGGGCTTCGGCGCGGTTTCGGTCAAAAAGCTGTTCGACGCGATCGATGCGCGGCGAGCGGTGGAAACGTCCCGATTTCTCTTCGCTCTCGGCATCCGCCACATCGGTGAGACCAATGCGAAGCGCATCGCGCGTCATTTCACCAGCTTCGACGCGATCCGCGCCGTCGCCACCGAGGCAGAGATCCCGGCCGGCAAAGGCGACAAGGGCAACTCTGCCTGGCAGGAGTTGAACGCCGTCAACGGCGTCGGCGACGTCGTGGCCGAGGCGCTGGTCGAGTTCTTCAACGAGGCGCACAACCAGAAGGCCGTCGATGACCTGCTCGAGGCCGGCGTCACCCCGCTCGACGAAGAGAAGGTCGGGCAGGTTGATACGCAGTTCACGGGCAAGACCATCGTCTTTACCGGCGCGCTGGAGCGCATGTCGCGCGACGAGGCAAAGGCGATGGCCGAGCGTCTCGGTGCCAAGACCGCGGGCTCCGTGTCGAAGAAGACCGATCTCGTCGTCGCCGGCCCCGGCGCCGGCTCCAAGCTCAAGGCCGCCACGGACCTCGGCATCGAGGTGATCGACGAGGACGAGTGGTTCAGGCGCGTTGAAGGGTGA